Proteins encoded together in one Kutzneria kofuensis window:
- a CDS encoding LysR family transcriptional regulator, translated as MDLNAVRTFVVATGEGRLQDAADELGVSQQAVSKRISALEKDLGVRLFTRTARGIRLTVEGETFLPHARALLQAADRAVESVRPGRRALRVDVLGRRLVTAAMLHEFHRQHPEIELDVVVLPNGEAATAAVLAGTIDAAFCARRTPPPEGVRTMRVHDEPLNFLVGPEHELADAPELALKDLVGHRIWMPGMAPGSEWSAYYEELAAAFDLSIDGQGPNFGSDTMLDMIADTPSLATFWGTGIRKVWTADLRSIPVIGPTPVYPHSLIWRADNPHPGLPELREHLEKHRRSQHLDDTWTAIWAS; from the coding sequence GTGGACCTCAACGCGGTGCGGACCTTCGTGGTGGCGACCGGCGAGGGCCGGTTGCAGGATGCCGCCGACGAGTTGGGCGTCAGCCAGCAGGCCGTGTCCAAACGCATCAGCGCGCTGGAGAAGGACCTTGGTGTCCGCCTGTTCACCCGCACCGCCCGCGGCATCCGGCTGACCGTCGAGGGCGAGACGTTCCTGCCCCACGCCCGCGCCCTGCTGCAAGCGGCCGACCGTGCCGTCGAATCCGTGCGCCCCGGCCGCCGCGCGCTGCGCGTCGACGTGCTCGGCCGGCGGCTCGTCACGGCCGCCATGCTGCACGAATTCCACCGCCAGCACCCGGAAATCGAGCTGGACGTCGTCGTCCTGCCCAACGGCGAGGCCGCCACCGCCGCCGTGCTGGCCGGCACGATCGACGCGGCCTTCTGCGCGCGGCGGACCCCGCCGCCCGAGGGTGTCCGCACGATGCGCGTGCACGACGAACCCCTGAACTTCCTGGTCGGCCCCGAGCACGAACTCGCCGACGCGCCCGAACTGGCGCTGAAAGACCTTGTGGGGCACCGGATCTGGATGCCCGGCATGGCGCCCGGCTCCGAGTGGAGCGCGTACTACGAGGAACTCGCCGCCGCGTTCGACCTGTCCATCGACGGCCAGGGGCCGAACTTCGGCAGCGACACCATGCTGGACATGATCGCCGACACGCCGTCGCTCGCGACCTTCTGGGGCACCGGCATCCGGAAGGTCTGGACCGCCGACCTGCGCAGCATTCCCGTGATCGGTCCCACGCCGGTCTACCCGCACTCGCTGATCTGGCGGGCCGACAACCCGCATCCCGGCCTGCCCGAACTGCGCGAGCACCTGGAGAAGCACCGGCGTTCCCAGCACCTGGACGACACCTGGACAGCCATCTGGGCTTCCTGA
- a CDS encoding MFS transporter codes for MGRDFGWLWAAYAASTVGTWFAFDAFTLVAILVLHSTPAEVSLLAAAGLIVGALLAVPLGPWIEFRRKRPVMIAMDLLRCGALLTLPAAYVLHGLTFGQLVVVSVVVAAADIVFTAASGAFLKSLVAKEDLLQANGRFEATQWSATAVGPPLGGAAIGASGPMTTIVVDAVSFLVSALGIRAIRRPEPAPAPAPALTVGEIFDGWRHILRHPVLRPLFLNSALFNGLLMATAPLLSVLMLGDLGFAPWQYGLAFGVPCLGGLVGSRLARPLVGRFGQGRVLLATSLLRVIWVPGLAFVTPGLPGLLLVMGLEFGIITCCSIYAPVSATARLENSAPDTVARVLSAWSVTTKVSIAATTAAWGLLAGAIGPREAIAVAGVLTLLTPATMLGRQSTRVAYGMISPQRTGTTRT; via the coding sequence ATGGGTAGGGATTTCGGATGGCTGTGGGCGGCGTACGCGGCGAGCACGGTCGGCACCTGGTTCGCGTTCGACGCCTTCACGCTGGTGGCGATCCTCGTGCTGCACAGCACGCCCGCCGAGGTGTCCCTGCTGGCAGCCGCCGGCCTGATCGTCGGCGCGCTGCTGGCGGTGCCGCTGGGGCCGTGGATCGAGTTCCGGCGCAAGCGGCCGGTGATGATCGCCATGGACCTGCTGCGGTGCGGGGCGCTGCTGACGCTGCCGGCGGCGTATGTGTTGCACGGCTTGACGTTCGGGCAGCTGGTGGTGGTGTCGGTGGTGGTCGCGGCGGCGGACATCGTGTTCACCGCGGCCAGCGGGGCGTTCCTGAAGTCGTTGGTGGCCAAGGAGGACCTGCTCCAGGCCAACGGCCGGTTCGAGGCGACGCAGTGGTCGGCGACGGCGGTCGGGCCGCCGCTGGGCGGGGCGGCGATCGGCGCGTCCGGCCCGATGACGACGATCGTGGTCGACGCCGTCAGCTTTCTGGTGTCGGCGCTGGGGATTCGGGCGATCCGCCGGCCCGAGCCGGCGCCGGCCCCGGCGCCCGCGTTGACCGTGGGCGAGATCTTCGACGGCTGGCGGCACATCCTGCGGCACCCGGTGCTGCGGCCGCTGTTCCTGAACAGCGCCCTGTTCAACGGATTGCTGATGGCCACGGCGCCGCTGCTGTCGGTGCTGATGCTCGGCGACCTCGGCTTCGCGCCCTGGCAGTACGGCCTGGCGTTCGGCGTGCCGTGCCTGGGCGGTCTCGTCGGCTCGCGGCTGGCGCGACCGCTGGTGGGGCGGTTCGGTCAGGGCCGGGTGCTGCTGGCCACCAGCCTGCTGCGGGTGATCTGGGTGCCCGGCCTCGCCTTCGTCACCCCCGGCCTGCCGGGGCTGCTGCTGGTGATGGGCCTCGAGTTCGGGATCATCACCTGCTGCAGCATCTACGCCCCGGTGTCGGCGACCGCCCGGCTGGAGAACTCGGCGCCGGACACCGTGGCCCGCGTGCTGTCGGCGTGGTCGGTCACCACCAAGGTCAGCATCGCCGCGACCACCGCGGCCTGGGGCCTGCTGGCCGGCGCGATCGGGCCGCGCGAGGCGATCGCCGTCGCCGGCGTGCTGACGCTGCTCACGCCGGCGACGATGCTCGGCCGTCAGAGCACGCGGGTGGCGTACGGCATGATCTCGCCCCAGCGCACCGGCACCACCCGCACGTAG
- a CDS encoding pyridoxal phosphate-dependent aminotransferase, with amino-acid sequence MRTNPVADSLPRSGIREVMDLAFGRPEVIRLEIGDPDFPTPAHVTEAALRAASDGHTHYVPNVGLTFLREALAQKVVERNGFTVSPDQVIVTQGATQGIFAALSALAAKGDEVLLPDPAWPNYVMMARMLGLTDVAYPLTAETEFLPDVDVLESLITPRTRVLVVNSPSNPIGTVADRRRVEQVAEFARRHDLWLISDECYDEIVFDAACVSPALFAPERTIAVYSFSKTYAMTGWRIGYAAVPEPVALTMAKCQETIVACVNAPTQHAAHAALTGPQDCVVEMRESYRARRDVVTQLAKSARIEMPTPVGGFYGWLDINDHRPGAAREFALRLLAEQHVAVAPGTAFGPSGEGYVRISMAAAEADLAEGVRRLAALLHGQDLAGGGR; translated from the coding sequence ATGCGCACCAACCCCGTCGCGGATTCCCTGCCCAGGTCGGGTATCCGTGAGGTGATGGACCTGGCCTTCGGCCGGCCCGAAGTGATCCGGCTGGAGATCGGCGACCCGGACTTCCCGACGCCGGCCCACGTCACCGAGGCGGCGCTGCGGGCCGCGTCCGACGGCCACACCCACTACGTGCCGAACGTGGGCCTGACCTTCCTGCGCGAGGCGTTGGCGCAGAAGGTTGTGGAGCGCAACGGGTTCACCGTGAGCCCCGATCAGGTCATCGTGACCCAGGGCGCGACGCAGGGCATCTTCGCCGCGCTCAGCGCCTTGGCGGCCAAGGGCGACGAGGTCCTGCTGCCCGATCCGGCCTGGCCCAACTACGTGATGATGGCCCGCATGCTCGGCTTGACCGACGTGGCCTACCCGCTGACCGCCGAGACCGAGTTCCTCCCGGACGTGGACGTGCTGGAGTCGCTGATCACCCCGCGTACCCGGGTGCTGGTGGTGAACTCGCCGTCCAACCCGATCGGGACGGTCGCCGACCGGCGCCGCGTCGAGCAGGTGGCCGAGTTCGCCCGCCGGCACGACCTGTGGCTGATCTCCGACGAGTGCTACGACGAGATCGTCTTCGACGCCGCCTGCGTCAGCCCGGCGCTGTTCGCGCCGGAGCGGACCATCGCCGTCTACAGCTTCTCCAAGACCTACGCGATGACCGGCTGGCGCATCGGCTACGCCGCGGTACCGGAGCCGGTCGCGCTCACCATGGCCAAGTGCCAGGAGACCATCGTCGCCTGCGTGAACGCGCCCACCCAGCACGCCGCGCACGCGGCGCTGACCGGCCCGCAGGACTGCGTGGTCGAGATGCGGGAGAGCTACCGCGCCCGCCGCGACGTCGTCACCCAGCTGGCCAAGTCGGCCCGGATCGAGATGCCCACCCCGGTCGGCGGCTTCTACGGCTGGCTGGACATCAACGACCATCGGCCCGGCGCCGCCCGGGAGTTCGCCCTGCGGCTGCTGGCCGAGCAGCACGTCGCCGTCGCCCCCGGCACCGCGTTCGGGCCGTCCGGCGAGGGCTATGTGCGCATCTCCATGGCCGCGGCCGAGGCGGACCTGGCCGAGGGGGTGCGCCGGCTGGCCGCCCTGCTGCACGGCCAGGACCTGGCCGGGGGCGGGCGGTGA
- a CDS encoding NlpC/P60 family protein: MVRTTVLAGVVLAVLLGSAAPGVAVPPPPDNPSDSDISAGQQDVKDKAAKVGDLTNQLAAADARLADLQDQVEARMEEVNKARVDLEAAQAAAKQAGDDAAAAKLEADAAAGAMDDARKRLDEFAAASFSQGSAVGGFSALFDATSPDNLLARVQMLNAVSESELKAMDVAQRAEVDRANKESASRKALQLAKQKQDEADAAKRKVDAAMAAAVAARQSEADQEKQLQASKTTMENQLSAAQATVGDLQAQRQRYEDWQAQKKKEEEAAAAAAAAAAASRPVANRPAPPPRPVPVAAAGRAAAVIGRAMAELGMPYAWGGGTPSGPSRGISDGGGEADYYGDYNKIGFDCSGLMVYAFAGVGIYLPHYSGYQYYAGQHVPLSQMAPGDMLFYGNPSNIHHVTMYIGGGRMIEAPYSGAYVRVVPVRWGEIMPYATRVL; encoded by the coding sequence GTGGTTCGAACAACCGTGTTGGCCGGGGTGGTCCTCGCCGTTCTGCTGGGTTCGGCCGCGCCCGGGGTCGCCGTGCCGCCGCCGCCCGACAACCCGTCGGACTCCGACATCAGCGCCGGCCAGCAGGACGTCAAGGACAAGGCGGCCAAGGTCGGGGACCTGACCAACCAGCTCGCCGCCGCCGACGCCCGGCTCGCGGACCTGCAGGACCAGGTCGAGGCCCGGATGGAGGAGGTCAACAAGGCCCGGGTCGACCTGGAGGCCGCGCAGGCCGCCGCCAAGCAGGCCGGCGACGACGCCGCCGCGGCCAAGCTGGAGGCGGACGCGGCGGCCGGCGCCATGGACGACGCCCGCAAGCGGCTGGACGAGTTCGCGGCGGCCAGCTTCTCCCAGGGCAGCGCGGTCGGCGGCTTCTCCGCCCTGTTCGACGCGACCAGCCCGGACAACCTGCTGGCCCGGGTGCAGATGCTGAACGCGGTCAGCGAGTCCGAGCTGAAGGCGATGGACGTGGCGCAGCGGGCCGAGGTGGACCGCGCCAACAAGGAGTCGGCCAGCCGCAAGGCGCTGCAGCTGGCCAAGCAGAAGCAGGACGAGGCCGACGCGGCCAAGCGCAAGGTGGACGCGGCGATGGCGGCCGCGGTCGCCGCCCGGCAGAGCGAGGCCGACCAGGAGAAGCAGCTCCAGGCGTCCAAGACGACCATGGAGAACCAGCTGTCGGCGGCCCAGGCCACCGTCGGCGACCTGCAGGCGCAGCGCCAGCGCTACGAGGACTGGCAGGCACAGAAGAAGAAGGAAGAAGAGGCCGCCGCGGCCGCTGCCGCGGCGGCGGCCGCCTCCCGTCCGGTCGCCAACCGCCCCGCCCCGCCGCCACGGCCGGTGCCGGTGGCCGCCGCCGGCCGGGCCGCGGCGGTGATCGGGCGGGCGATGGCCGAGCTGGGCATGCCGTACGCGTGGGGCGGCGGCACGCCGAGCGGCCCCAGCCGGGGTATCAGCGACGGCGGCGGCGAGGCCGACTACTACGGCGACTACAACAAGATCGGCTTCGACTGCTCGGGGCTGATGGTCTACGCCTTCGCCGGTGTCGGCATCTACCTGCCGCACTACAGCGGCTACCAGTACTACGCCGGCCAGCACGTGCCGCTGTCCCAGATGGCCCCCGGCGACATGCTGTTCTACGGCAACCCCAGCAACATCCACCACGTCACGATGTACATCGGCGGCGGCCGCATGATCGAGGCGCCGTACTCCGGCGCCTACGTGCGGGTGGTGCCGGTGCGCTGGGGCGAGATCATGCCGTACGCCACCCGCGTGCTCTGA
- a CDS encoding ATP-grasp domain-containing protein, translating into MLVDTYETADHGVPQTARHIAPAFRAAGADCVRVQSAPDAPGVYRSSSPTYANYVDNIVHDGDLEKTIAALEPYRPVAVVAGGEYGVAFTDVLAEAMGLPGNGTALSAARRDKHTMVETVRAAGLRAARQLRTADEAELAQWHRELGGRIVVKPIRSAGGDGVSFCDTPEQSTAALRAITSRQNLFSEDNDAVVAQEYLVGAEFIVNTVSLDGAHHVCDIWKSQRFSVNGITDLSGACYLVPRRGPHHDELVDYAGQVLDAVGIRQGAAHVELKLTPQGPCLIEVGARLSGGDLPHYARLGIGESQLDWMVDACLRPERFRARCAEDYRIQRYYSWAAMISPVAGTLRRYRAIEEIQALESFHEMWQLTKPGQRLRRTVDDTTYPIIVTFMHEVDEVLMRDLGTLRYLDGVGFYELGTEHD; encoded by the coding sequence GTGCTCGTGGACACCTACGAGACGGCTGATCACGGCGTGCCGCAGACCGCGCGGCACATCGCACCTGCCTTCCGGGCCGCCGGGGCCGACTGCGTCCGGGTGCAGAGCGCGCCGGACGCGCCGGGTGTGTACCGGTCGTCGTCGCCGACGTATGCGAACTACGTCGACAACATCGTCCACGACGGCGACCTGGAGAAGACGATCGCCGCGCTGGAGCCGTACCGGCCGGTGGCGGTGGTTGCCGGCGGCGAGTACGGCGTGGCCTTCACCGACGTGCTGGCCGAGGCGATGGGCCTGCCGGGCAACGGAACGGCGCTGAGCGCGGCCCGGCGGGACAAGCACACGATGGTGGAGACGGTTCGGGCCGCCGGCCTGCGCGCGGCCCGCCAGCTGCGCACCGCCGACGAGGCGGAACTGGCTCAGTGGCACCGTGAACTGGGCGGACGCATCGTGGTCAAGCCGATCCGCAGCGCCGGCGGTGACGGGGTGTCGTTCTGTGACACCCCCGAGCAGTCGACGGCCGCGCTGCGGGCGATCACCTCGCGGCAGAACCTGTTCTCCGAGGACAACGACGCCGTGGTGGCGCAGGAGTACCTGGTGGGCGCGGAGTTCATCGTGAACACGGTGAGCCTCGACGGCGCGCACCACGTCTGCGACATCTGGAAGAGCCAGCGGTTTTCCGTCAACGGCATCACCGACCTGTCCGGCGCCTGCTACCTGGTGCCCCGGCGCGGCCCGCACCACGACGAACTCGTCGACTACGCGGGCCAGGTGCTGGACGCGGTCGGGATCCGCCAGGGCGCGGCGCACGTGGAGCTCAAGCTGACGCCGCAGGGACCGTGCCTGATCGAGGTCGGGGCCCGGCTCTCCGGCGGCGACCTGCCGCACTACGCGCGGCTGGGCATCGGTGAGTCCCAATTGGACTGGATGGTCGACGCCTGCCTGCGGCCGGAGCGGTTCCGGGCGCGCTGCGCCGAGGACTACCGGATCCAGCGGTACTACTCGTGGGCGGCGATGATCTCTCCGGTGGCCGGGACGCTGCGCCGCTACCGGGCCATCGAGGAGATCCAGGCCCTGGAGAGCTTTCACGAGATGTGGCAGCTGACCAAGCCCGGCCAGCGCCTGCGGCGCACGGTCGACGACACCACCTATCCGATCATCGTCACGTTCATGCACGAGGTCGACGAGGTCCTCATGCGAGATCTGGGCACGTTGCGCTATCTCGACGGTGTTGGCTTCTACGAACTGGGGACCGAACATGACTGA
- the pntB gene encoding Re/Si-specific NAD(P)(+) transhydrogenase subunit beta has protein sequence MTVATAAQAAYLVAALLFVLSLAGLSRHETSRNGVLFGIAGMALALAATIVLALQGMAVIGIVLLVVAMAAGGGIGLWRARVVEMTGMPELIALLHSFVGLAAVLVGWNGYLDADAGNLPGIHHAEVCIGVFIGAVTFTGSVVAFLKLSARIKSAPMMLPGRHFLNLGALIAFVVLTVLFVITPNVGLLAAVTAIALLLGWHLVASIGGGDMPVVVSMLNSYSGWAAAASGFLLNNDLLIVTGALVGSSGAYLSYIMCKAMNRSFISVIAGGFGVESGTFAAIEQGEHREITPADTAELLREAESVIITPGYGMAVAQAQYPVADLTRKLRERGVDVRFGIHPVAGRLPGHMNVLLAEAKVPYDIVLEMDEINEDFPQTSVVLVIGANDTVNPAADDPGSPIAGMPVLHVWEAQNVIVFKRSMAVGYAGVQNPLFFRDNSKMLFGDAKERVEDIVRAL, from the coding sequence ATGACCGTGGCAACGGCGGCACAGGCCGCGTATCTCGTCGCAGCGCTGCTCTTCGTGCTCAGCCTGGCGGGCCTTTCCCGGCACGAGACGTCCCGCAACGGCGTGCTGTTCGGCATCGCCGGCATGGCCCTCGCCCTCGCCGCCACGATCGTGTTGGCGCTGCAGGGAATGGCCGTCATCGGCATCGTGCTGCTGGTCGTCGCGATGGCGGCCGGCGGCGGCATCGGACTGTGGCGGGCGCGGGTCGTCGAGATGACCGGCATGCCGGAACTCATCGCGCTGCTGCACAGCTTTGTCGGCCTGGCGGCGGTTCTGGTCGGCTGGAACGGTTACCTGGACGCGGACGCCGGCAACCTGCCGGGCATCCACCACGCCGAGGTGTGCATCGGCGTGTTCATCGGCGCGGTCACGTTCACCGGCTCCGTGGTGGCGTTCCTGAAGCTGTCGGCCCGCATCAAGTCGGCGCCGATGATGCTGCCGGGCCGGCACTTCCTCAACCTCGGCGCGCTGATCGCCTTCGTGGTGCTGACGGTTCTCTTCGTCATCACGCCGAATGTCGGCCTGCTGGCGGCGGTGACGGCGATCGCGCTGCTGCTGGGCTGGCACCTGGTGGCGTCCATCGGCGGCGGCGACATGCCGGTGGTGGTGTCCATGCTGAACAGCTATTCCGGCTGGGCGGCGGCCGCGTCGGGCTTCCTGCTGAACAACGACCTGCTCATCGTCACCGGTGCGCTGGTCGGCTCCTCCGGCGCCTACCTGTCGTACATCATGTGCAAGGCGATGAACCGGTCGTTCATCTCGGTGATCGCCGGCGGTTTCGGCGTCGAGTCCGGCACGTTCGCGGCCATCGAGCAGGGCGAGCACCGCGAGATCACCCCCGCCGACACCGCGGAGCTGCTGCGCGAGGCCGAGTCGGTGATCATCACGCCCGGCTACGGCATGGCCGTCGCGCAGGCCCAGTACCCCGTCGCGGACCTGACCCGCAAGCTCCGGGAACGCGGCGTGGACGTGCGGTTCGGCATCCACCCGGTGGCCGGCCGGCTGCCGGGGCACATGAACGTGCTGCTGGCCGAGGCCAAGGTGCCGTACGACATCGTGCTGGAGATGGACGAGATCAACGAGGACTTCCCGCAGACCTCGGTGGTGCTGGTGATCGGCGCGAACGACACGGTCAACCCGGCCGCCGACGATCCGGGCAGCCCGATCGCCGGCATGCCGGTGCTGCACGTGTGGGAGGCGCAGAACGTGATCGTGTTCAAGCGCTCGATGGCCGTGGGCTATGCCGGCGTGCAGAACCCGCTGTTCTTCCGGGACAACAGCAAGATGCTGTTCGGTGACGCCAAGGAACGCGTGGAGGACATCGTCCGGGCGCTCTAG
- a CDS encoding MDR family MFS transporter, translating to MTSPAAAPAVGFVRSRLGGLPRAFWVLWTGSLVNRLGTMVLPFLSLYLTSGRQLSVATAGEILALLGVGQMFSQLIGGVLADRFGRRVALTGGMVGTGAVMIGLGYVESLALIAAFALLLGLVVDMFRPAVQAIVADMVPDGDRPRAFGLLIWAINIGFSVAMVLGGTLAGAGFHTLFWVDALTCVAFGLLVWRAVPETRVAVRERDRGGFAEVLRDRVMLGFLVVVLAAAFVFLQCLSTLPLAMRSNGLPPSAYGIVMAVNGIVIVLVQPLLGNRLGRWDHSWVLAGGIVVLGLGFGATALAGGTPAYAATVAVWTLGEIVFHSMAATVVNDLAPAHLRGRYNGAYGTAWGVAAFVAPLGGTMLLSVGAPVLWSTCLVVCLLAAAGQLVLAPAARRRRNAGES from the coding sequence GTGACGAGTCCCGCCGCCGCGCCGGCCGTGGGGTTCGTGCGGTCCCGGCTCGGCGGGCTGCCGCGCGCGTTCTGGGTGCTGTGGACCGGAAGCCTGGTCAACCGGCTCGGCACCATGGTGCTGCCGTTCCTGTCGCTGTATCTGACCAGCGGTCGGCAGCTGTCGGTGGCCACTGCCGGCGAGATCCTGGCCCTGCTCGGCGTGGGCCAGATGTTCTCCCAGCTGATCGGGGGCGTGCTGGCCGACCGGTTCGGCCGCCGGGTGGCGCTGACCGGCGGCATGGTCGGCACCGGCGCAGTGATGATCGGCCTGGGTTACGTGGAGAGCCTGGCGCTGATCGCGGCGTTCGCGCTGCTGCTCGGCCTCGTCGTGGACATGTTCCGGCCGGCGGTGCAGGCGATCGTGGCCGACATGGTGCCGGACGGCGACCGGCCGCGGGCCTTCGGCCTGCTGATCTGGGCCATCAACATCGGTTTCTCGGTCGCGATGGTGCTCGGCGGCACGCTGGCCGGGGCCGGTTTCCACACCCTGTTCTGGGTCGATGCCCTGACCTGCGTGGCCTTCGGGCTGCTGGTGTGGCGGGCGGTGCCGGAGACCCGGGTGGCGGTCCGGGAACGCGACCGCGGCGGCTTCGCCGAGGTGCTGCGGGACCGAGTGATGCTCGGGTTCCTGGTCGTCGTGCTGGCGGCGGCGTTCGTGTTCCTCCAGTGCCTGTCGACGCTGCCGTTGGCCATGCGCAGCAACGGGTTGCCGCCGTCCGCGTACGGCATCGTGATGGCCGTCAACGGCATCGTGATCGTGCTGGTGCAGCCGCTGCTGGGCAACCGGCTGGGCCGGTGGGACCACTCGTGGGTGCTGGCCGGCGGGATCGTGGTGCTGGGCCTCGGCTTCGGCGCGACCGCGTTGGCCGGCGGCACGCCGGCGTACGCCGCCACGGTCGCCGTGTGGACGCTCGGCGAGATCGTGTTTCACTCGATGGCCGCCACTGTGGTCAACGACCTCGCGCCCGCGCACCTGCGCGGCCGCTACAACGGCGCCTACGGCACGGCGTGGGGCGTCGCCGCCTTCGTCGCGCCGCTGGGCGGCACGATGCTGCTGTCCGTCGGCGCGCCCGTGCTGTGGTCGACGTGTCTTGTCGTGTGCCTGCTCGCGGCGGCCGGACAGCTGGTGCTCGCGCCGGCCGCGCGGCGCCGCCGGAACGCCGGAGAGTCCTGA
- a CDS encoding IS110 family transposase codes for MPQLWAGVDAGKAHHHCVVINAEGDKILSRRVPNNEAELLELIADVRALSPDVLWAIDLNAGGGALLIALLVNHDQALLYIPGRTVHHASAGYRGSGKSDAKDAFIIADQARMRRDLHPMTAGDEIAVDLRILTARRYDLTADRTRAINRLRAQILEYFPALERAFDYSSSKAALVLLTGFQTPAALRECGQAELATWLRARKVRNGAAIAATAIAAARAQLTAVPGQSTAAAMTARLAKGVMALDEEIAETDALIEGRFRQHRHAAVILSMPGIGPLLGAEIIALTGGDPAAFGSVDRLAGVAGLAPVPRDSGRVQGNLRRPRRYNRRLLRAFYLSAQYAIVRCPESKAFYERKRHEGKVHKQAVLALARRRLNVVWALVRDERTFQPHVPRPGSAAA; via the coding sequence GTGCCGCAACTGTGGGCCGGTGTGGACGCGGGCAAAGCCCACCACCACTGCGTGGTGATCAACGCCGAGGGCGACAAGATCCTGTCCCGGCGAGTGCCCAACAACGAGGCCGAACTGCTGGAGCTGATCGCCGATGTCCGAGCGCTGTCGCCCGACGTGCTGTGGGCGATCGATCTCAACGCCGGCGGCGGCGCGCTGCTGATCGCCCTGTTGGTCAACCACGACCAGGCCCTGCTCTACATCCCCGGCCGCACCGTCCACCACGCCTCGGCCGGCTACCGAGGATCGGGCAAAAGTGACGCCAAGGACGCGTTCATCATCGCCGACCAGGCCCGCATGCGCCGCGACCTGCACCCGATGACCGCCGGCGACGAGATCGCCGTGGACCTGCGGATCCTGACCGCCCGCCGCTACGACCTGACCGCCGACCGCACGAGGGCGATCAACCGGCTGCGCGCCCAGATCCTGGAGTACTTCCCCGCCCTGGAACGAGCCTTTGACTACAGCTCCTCCAAAGCCGCGCTGGTGCTGTTGACCGGCTTTCAGACTCCCGCCGCGCTGCGGGAGTGCGGCCAGGCCGAGCTGGCCACCTGGCTGCGGGCCCGCAAGGTCCGCAACGGCGCCGCAATCGCCGCGACCGCGATCGCCGCAGCCCGGGCCCAGCTCACCGCCGTTCCCGGACAGTCCACTGCCGCGGCCATGACGGCGCGGCTGGCCAAGGGGGTGATGGCCCTGGATGAGGAGATCGCGGAGACCGACGCCCTGATCGAGGGCCGGTTTCGCCAGCACCGGCACGCCGCCGTGATCCTGAGCATGCCCGGCATCGGGCCGTTGCTCGGGGCCGAGATCATCGCTCTGACCGGCGGGGATCCGGCCGCGTTCGGCAGCGTTGACCGGCTGGCCGGTGTCGCCGGCCTGGCGCCGGTCCCGCGTGACTCCGGCCGGGTTCAGGGCAACCTGCGCCGTCCGCGCCGCTACAACCGGCGGCTGCTGCGGGCGTTCTACCTGTCCGCGCAGTACGCCATCGTCCGGTGTCCGGAGTCGAAGGCCTTCTACGAACGCAAACGGCACGAGGGCAAGGTCCACAAGCAGGCCGTACTGGCCCTGGCGCGTCGACGCCTCAACGTCGTGTGGGCGCTCGTCCGCGACGAACGAACGTTCCAGCCCCACGTGCCACGACCAGGCAGCGCAGCAGCCTGA
- a CDS encoding DUF2000 family protein, whose translation MTEQGPLRAAIVVHKSLDPAAVANAAAILMGQLAHLEPRLYATDGVKGADGVRHAGIRYNTVILAGRPAQVGKLIAAAAEADVPSAVFGGAGRGLHNSFEAYQELVGRSTAEELEVFAVGLAGPDELVRSLTKQFSSYRGPVVAE comes from the coding sequence GTGACTGAGCAAGGCCCGCTGCGTGCCGCGATCGTGGTGCACAAGAGCTTGGACCCGGCGGCCGTCGCCAACGCGGCGGCGATCCTGATGGGCCAGCTCGCGCACCTGGAACCGCGGTTGTACGCGACGGACGGCGTCAAGGGCGCCGACGGTGTGCGGCACGCCGGCATCCGGTACAACACCGTGATTCTCGCCGGCCGGCCGGCGCAGGTGGGCAAGCTGATCGCGGCGGCGGCCGAGGCCGACGTGCCCAGCGCCGTGTTCGGCGGCGCCGGGCGCGGGCTGCACAACAGCTTCGAGGCGTACCAGGAGCTGGTCGGCCGGTCCACCGCCGAGGAGCTCGAGGTGTTCGCGGTCGGCCTGGCCGGCCCGGACGAGCTGGTGCGGTCGCTGACCAAGCAGTTCAGCTCCTACCGGGGGCCGGTGGTGGCCGAGTGA